Proteins from a genomic interval of Anopheles cruzii unplaced genomic scaffold, idAnoCruzAS_RS32_06 scaffold03213_ctg1, whole genome shotgun sequence:
- the LOC128276954 gene encoding uncharacterized protein LOC128276954, whose translation MTVPLSDAVNVCDPVNTPKSQHEWKAVAVEFQRKLHFPHCLGALDGKHVKILAPIHSGSEYYNYKKCFSIVMMVIADAHFNIIYANVGAQGRISDGGVFRQTALHHNIAANTAGLPEDESLPGQSIATPYVLVADKAFALSKHLLKPYPGHPTDQSESTYNYRLCRARIVIENVFGILASKFRVFASPIGLQPAKVKQV comes from the coding sequence ACACCGAAATCTCAACATGAATGGAAAGCTGTTGCTGTAGAATTTCAGCGAAAATTGCACTTCCCCCATTGTTTGGGAGCATTGGATGGAAAACATGTTAAAATATTGGCACCAATTCATAGTGGTAGCGAATACTATAACTACAAAAAATGCTTTAGCATAGTAATGATGGTTATAGCAGACGCTCATTTTAACATAATATATGCCAACGTGGGAGCTCAGGGCAGGATTTCCGACGGCGGTGTTTTTAGGCAGACGGCTCTTCACCACAACATCGCAGCAAATACTGCCGGCCTACCTGAGGACGAGTCTTTGCCAGGACAGTCCATCGCAACACCATACGTCTTGGTCGCCGACAAAGCATTTGCTTTATCGAAGCATTTGTTGAAGCCCTATCCCGGACATCCAACAGACCAATCAGAATCAACATATAACTATCGGCTGTGCAGAGCTCGAATCgttattgaaaatgtttttggaATTTTGGCATCAAAGTTTAGGGTTTTCGCTAGCCCAATAGGATTACAACCGGCAAAAGTGAAACAGGTT